The DNA region TCGTCTGTtcgatcttctttttttcttttttcttttacaatttTCTCAAACTAATCCTCCTCGTTATATATATCCATTTTTGTACACGTTGTTAGAGCCCTACACCATCAAACTCTCGGAGTCTTTTAACCCTTTGTTGCAACTTGCATCAGCCACTCTGTTCGAGTCATTTTTATCTTCCCAGACGGAACGTATGGTTGAAGATAGCAACCATCAGCAATGAAAAGCACAAATATGTTATTATAGAAGGAAGAGGCGCGAAATGAATTTTTCGTTGATTGAAGATATGCATCTACTAAGGTGatgtttaataaattaagtgcttaaaaattaagcacttaattagttaatagAAGAAATATATTGGAAGAACGGAGGAATGAATAAGGATAAGAGAAGTTTTGTGAGAGATACAAGCACCAATAAGTGGAAAatgatttatttcattaagtcaaaaatttttacttatttcattaagtaattttttacttaaCGATTAAGTAGTTTAGACCATCATCtcttatctttttctctttcttatattcattttccattataactaacttttaagcacttatataattaagttaaaacaaacacactcTAAGTCAATTTCGCGTATATTGGAGTATTTCATCAGTCACATGCAGCTCGTGCTATGTgattgaatttaaaattagcaacaaataattttttcatactttGATATCTAGAAATTTAATGGACTCCAATTAATCTTATACTAGTCGGGTCTATCTAATGAGGAGTAAATCTCTCCTAACGTAAATTTTCTTCCTTAACTCTTATTTAAGAGGAATAAGTGTTGAACCACTTATTCACCTCCACATTAGTAAATcaacaaataattaaaaaaaaagaatttggtgtagtaatatatattttcaccttaatcaaacaaatattttcCTTACTCCAAGTGTAAATATTCCCAAAAGAGAACTCTATGGGTCCCACATCATATGTGCTGCCGAAAGAAGGTAATGTTGCATGGAGCCGCTGCCGGCAATAGATTTGCGCGAGTCCCTGCTGGCTCGGAAATGTGGTCCTCAAATACTTGGACCAGCGATTTGCTAATGCGCCGAGACCGTTTGATCCTGCTAAACTTGTTTTCGTGGGGGATCGGATGGTCATGGGGGAGGAAGAAGGTGCCCTTGCACTAATTGTCATTATCTTTGGCAAAAgctttataaataaataccaACTAGTTTTTTAGCCTGCGCATTGCACTCGTATTTGCATTTTTGGAGAACGCATAAGCGGATTGTAATTTATCAGATAAAACTTTTgggaaatttaaaattcattaaCGATATTACTTGAGAGTGCTTtctagaaaaataaagatattGGAGTAAAAATTCGAAAAGTCAATGCAGGAAGCATGAAGGGACAATAAACCATTATCTTCTTATTTACTAAGATCGCTTACGTGGAAGATTCTTAACAAATGAGTCAGAGACTCTCGTTGAAAGTACTTtaaattactatatatatagatgacgGTGTAAATTAGGGATAGCACTAGGGGAGGGTATGGGATGGTAATCTCCATCCTATTCCCATATACCTATTAAGAAAATCTAATCTCAACcccttttcaatttcattaaaattttaaagaaaattttcaaatctttcCCACTAAATTAATAGGTACCCTTTGGAAGTTCGCTTTTCACCCATTAATATGTTTGAAAACATAATTTTTACGGATTTATCATTTTATCTAATTATGCAAAATAGTCTAAAATAGCAAAAAGTATTCAATTATCACATTTTCGAGAAAAATGAATCACAACACTAATAAATTCATAACACATTGGAGAACGCTAAACACAACACTTAAAAAGTTCATAACATTAAAGaagattattttataaatatgaataataCGAAGAGTAATTTAACTTCACATTAACGGGTTTGGGTTCTTTTCTAACAAATTTAGTCAAAATAAATATCTTCATTTACATGGAGCTCAAACTTAGGGCAAAGTAGACATTTTCTTATTAGGTGTGCGAATGGTGTTATATACCAAGTCATTGCTACTTTTCAAAGTGCGTACATGTAGCCTTTTACATGGATCTCAAATTGCGATTCCAAACGTGATTTGGGTCGAAATTACGATTGCAAACGTGATTTTCTCAAGCAGGTTAATAGGTTCTTATGAAATATGTTTCTGCTTATTatgtttcaattattaataattacatttttcttctttttagcAATTTTCAATTGTTACCTCTCAAACGTTTTTGCTTATTGTAAAATCagcatttattttttagcaATTATACTTTAGTACTTTTATTTCAGCAATAACACTCCCAAACCAAGCCTCAAGttgaaatcaagagattttaaGATTAAATTCGTACTTATAAGATAACGGTCCCCTTTATACGGTAATGTgcttaggaaaaaaaattgtctcTTTAATGTTTAGAGagcaattaataattttccttCGATTGTAAGAGAGACACATGAGTTTagtacaagaaaataaaacacCTAATAAAGGAATATAAATAGTTCTACCACGAAAATTGAATATGAATTCTCTAAATTACCAAATAAGAGTGTATACCACTAGCCTACTTCTCTACatcccctttctttttttgccaCTACACCCCCTTTCTCCCCATTAATAGTTTTcacttttcattattattttccttttcttccaaACTAAAAAAGGTCTATGTTTGTTTGGTTGTGTAGTAGGATTTTACTCTATTGTACTCCACccatataaaacaaaataagtaataatatatgagaaaatttattattaaaaaattaattgtgatAGTAGTAAGGAAAAAATAGATGTACGAACTTATTATTaacataaagaaaaagtaaaataaaattatatatatatatgtatgcaaaaGTAAATgggaaatttattattgaaaaattggTTATAATAATGGTATAGAAAAAAtgtaagagaatttattattaaattaaaaaaataatgattatattgtagAATTAAGGGAAGAATAGTCAAAGTCAAACGCAACTCTTCAACCTACGAATAATCTGAGAGCCAAAAGGAGTGCTTCTTCGAGAAATAACGATGGAATTAAATTTGTGCAAAATCTCTTTAATAATAAGCCGTAAATTGAGACTCACCGCCGtgctttccttctttttttattttttttggtttgaaaTTTCATGCAAGCTGTTAGGGCTTCTagctttcctttttttcattctttttggGCTAGCTAGAACTTCTAAGTTGATTATGAGTCCATGCGAAGTGTTTCTCAACGATAAGTGATACAACTATACAAATAATATTACAGGCAATTATCTAGTTTTTCAGCGATTTCACCAATGAAtctacaatatatatacagagTAGATTGTTACTAGCCCGTATGCAGTAGCATGATGACATATGACATTACTGATATAACCATTTTTGCTAAGGTTCGGTCAGATCCGGAAAATGATGGATGGGCAAGTAATGCTTCTGTCCCTTCAGACAAATCCTCAACCCCGGGACACGAAAATTCCTCCCTGTCAATTGGTCAATCTTCAACTTTGGGTTCCATAGATGGCGATAATCTTCGAGATCGAATTTTTAGATTCAACTAATTAATGTTAGTCAAACCAGCTGATGAAATTTGTTAAGGAAAAGACAGAGCCTCGAATATCGGCCAATGAGAAAACTGGGTGAACCATCATCTATCAATTCAGTGCAGTAGTACTCTACCTCGTTCCGatactaaaaatttattttgttagTTATAAGATGCTCGTTAGCTAGTAAATAAATGGTggagtaaaaaaaatatagcgATGCGGAAAGTACACAAACTGAATGACACTTTCTCTGCATTAGTCACCCCTCAAGCATTGAAAATACATGCACTAGCACTCTCGCTTCCAGAAAGTCAAAATTCAGTTTTTTGTAAGATCCCAATTTCGAGAAACATTTTTCCAGCCTGAATCCTCATAttgatatttttctcaaaaaaaaagacatagaACATTTTGTGCATGCGCCAAGATTAGACGTCTCAATCTCAGACTTCGAATCATATAAAATaggttaattattataataggCTAATGTGTTTCTCTTGTAACCGAaactgaaaaaattaatagttaCTTTTAacatcaaatatataaaaagatttccttttaaataagaaaataacatttttttcaCTTAAATATGTTTTATAAATTGTGCAATTCAAACAACTGATTAATATTCAAccttcaaaaaatttaaaaaaaaaaagaaggagaaatacacgattaaaatttttattaggcTTATACGAATTTAGACTCATTTTCACGTAAAATCTCAAGCTGACAGGTTGTGGTATCAAATCTCTTATAAATCcgtgattttttattttatttttttgtgtgtgATATAACTCTCGACACTCGCCTTCACGTGACTGCGTATGACTTTGAACACTTCACCTACACGTATCACGCGAACTTAAATACATGTCCTTAAGAACTAACTATGAGTCAGCCAACTTCAATACTCTAGACTTATAATCAAGAGGTGGACTTCTTTTTGTACCTCAGGCGAGAGGAGGAGGGGGGATAATTAACAATGAGGCCACACTCAGGCTTGACAAAGATGTGGCATACTTTGGCTGCTCCAAAAATTGGGGCTGGCATGGTGTAACTAATATAGGCGCGCGAAAGCGTAACCTGCTCTGAAATCGTATCAAAATTCCAACTAAACCTATAAGCAATTGGACCCATTAATTTTAACCCAAAAGTTTGAGCTTTTGGGTTAGTGATGCGTCCAATCATTTATAGGCTTAGTGATTTATTTACATAAACAGCCATCTGGTTCGGGCTCGCGAGTTCGAGCTCGACGAAGATGGACCCATCTCATCGAGCCCTAGCATCGTGAGCCACCTAGGGCTTACAAACCTAGCCATGAAGGTCGCGGCCATGGGTGGGGCGAACCCTAGCTCAGGTGTCCCCGAGATGTTAGAGAAAGAGACCACTCAAGAGGCTAAGGCTCTAATAGCTCAAGACACCCGAGCTCATCTTCGCCGAGCCCAGGGCTCGCAACCCCCATGTATGGGCTCATGAGCCCATTGCTAGTCCAGCAATGTAGCTAGCGAGCCCTAGGTGGCTCGGTGCCTAGGTTGCTCGGAGCTTAAACCTTCCCCTAAGTCaaatctgtttttttttcttttggtgtgTACTCTGGAATCCAAAAGCCCAATGGGgtctgactaattcagtcgagagATCGAACATTAAAGATTACTCTCCCTCCCAACAGTGCGCTTCCCGAGATTCGAACTTGTCTTCTCCTCCTTATAGGGGTGAACTGCTTACCACTCAACTAACACTTTTGTTGGTAAGCCAGATTTGTTTTTACGAGGCCATATCTGGCCAGGTCGTGGCCAGATTTTGCTTCATTGACTTGAGGGCAATCAAAATAGTTAGCTGGGGTCGTCGAAGGGGGTCTGACGGCGACGACGGGAGATAGGTGTGGCGAACCCGGAGAGGCAACAAATGGGCGGCAAtagaagtgatgggtgtgggGCAAGTCTCTCATAATAGAATGAGCAGTGAAGAGTACATTTGTAATATGAGAATTTATTACTATACGTAATAAAGTTTACCATGTGTgaataaagaaagagaattCGTGGCTATTACAGATCAACCCTCCATAACGGGAATTCCGACGAgcaaaaacaaatgaaataatCGCCATTACTTATGTAATAGGTCCATAGTCGGATTCCTGTCCATGTCAACCAAACACAACATTAGTATTAATGAAAACACCATTACCATGCAATCCATAATGCGTGGTCATTTGACGTGAAAAATTTCGTTTCGACCCTTAGATTTGTATACTTTGTGATAAACACAACCTTCATTATGGCACTTAGTTATCAATTGCAGCGTGCAGAAAATGGCATGATACAATCAGTCTTTTGACGTAGCTTTTGTTGCATTCAAAAGTTCCATTTTTCAACTTTAACGGTCAGAACtaatttcttgaattttctGATTCAAGCAATCTTTAAAATAACAGATTTTAGGCAGCATTTTGCTGACATTTGACTAGATTTTCATTACCAATTTAGCAGTTGGTTGAAATTCGAACTTAACATGACGCATCGCAATCTATAGAATGTTGAAAAATATCGCCTGCTCTAAATTCCAACTTAGTGATgcacaaaaattattttttcaattataatggAGATTCATGAACCTAATACACAGAAACGGGTATTTTtatacatacttttttttcttctcttggtCTCTTAATGTCTTTGGTTTTTGGTGAATGATAAGAAGTGCTCCCGAAAATctgccaaaaaataaaaaatgaaacatattATAGAGGGCCCATATGGGAGATATCTTCTAGAAGTGATCCTTTATAAATTGTTCACTTGACGACTTCTTCGTCACACTATTATGAGGAATactcttcttattttttcaGTACATAGATTTTCTTCTCATTGGTGctttttcaagcaaaaaaaagcATGGAAAAATTAATGAGATAATAATCTAAGACCTCCTGGTTTTGAGTACTCTTTCAAGACGGCAACTTATTGTCGAATGCATCAAACCTCCTTCcgcaaaatttatttttgtaagtATTCAATTGATGATATTCAGCGAAAAGAAGTATTCAACTGATGTTCCCGATAGCAACAGGCTTGTTAGGTGTTTCATTCACACtataatgtaaaaaaaaaaaccatttcAATGATGACTGGTAAAAACAGATACAATAAAAAAGTTATTCCAAGATTTTCTAATCAATTGTATATAATTATCTGATCATTCATAATTGTGTGCTGCATATGTCTTGTTATGGTATAACTGGTTAGATTtcttcatataaatataatatgatatatttagTCAACAACTTAAgttgaaataaatattatctCTAGAATTATTTATCTTAATAACATTTTACATGTTTCTCAAACTTtcttttaaaaacttttattgTTGATCTTTGGAAATGCCCTTTCAAATGTTGAGATTTATGTAGTATCAAGATTAAACTTCTCCCTTGATTCTAGAAATCCCtaactatttaaaaaaaaaagaaattgttaaaaaaacgAAATTTACACTTCTAAATTGTCTTTCtatctgaaaagaaaaaatagtatatatttcttatttatatatggaAGAATCGTGAAGAAACATAAAGATATAGTAATTTGTCAGGCGGAAGGCAGTATCAGTTGACAAAAAGCATTAGAGTATTAACTAATAAGAGTTGGTTCAAACGGCTCGGCACTTATTTTTCTTGAGTAAAGTCTGAGGTTCGAGTCTcgtaaatagagaaaatcttttattataagagttttacctcttacTGAGCCGATTCGGCAcgaattggattagtcaggGCCCCATTAGACTTTTGAATACCATGGTACACAccacaaaaaaagagtatttAGAGTGTTAAGCTTTACATTGATCCATTATATGTCGTAATTATAAATCTTTGAAGAACTTAAAAtgtcaatttcaaaatttacattttcttCACAATCTGCTCTGGAAGATCGTTTTGTCAACCGTCAATATATGAATCCAATATATTATGGACTGATTTACTATAAAGCCTGGTTTGACTACCTTCATGCATTTCAAAATACTATGTTCTCACTTTTTTGCAAATGAATTTACAAATTGCTAAGGGATCCTGCGTGTACATGTCCACAAATTTACAATCCTCTTTAaattgaacatatatatatatatatatacatactatTAGTATATAATGTGTAACGTCCCTCACAATCTTGCTATGTCTTTCAAATAATGTGTTTCATATTTATGGCTTCTTTTGGACGTGTCAAGTTCTACTTAGATGTGTTTTATCTGGCTGTTCTGCTAGATTAAAATTGGAAGCGCATAGAGGATTATAATTGACAATTGAGATTCTCATAAAATTTCGTATTTTCGGTTGGACAAATTGATAAATAGGGGGTAGAAGTTATAGTTTTAGTTGGACAAAATTACCCCTCGTATTATGTTAAATTAATTACATCAAAACATACAAAACTGAAGGAGACTGGTTTACTTCTTGCAAATTCTCTGATATTTCAACAATATCTTTGTTGTttgaaggaaaataaaagtgagcttaaaaaaaaaaaggactacAGTGGTGCTTCTGGTGAAATTTGCAAAGGGCTCTATTCCTCCTATGATGCATATAATATGATGGTTGTTCTTTCGGCCTTATACATCTGATTGGGCTTCTTCTTCTGTTTAACCATGCCAACTGGTCTAGCAGCCATCCAAACGAAAAGGTAAAAGGCCTAACCAACCTGATTGGTTTAGGCGATTCGACTTTTATTCTGCTTTAGTAATATATGATATTCGAGTCATTATAAATGCAGAGAATTTATattgggagagctttaccccttagtgagCAAACCCGGCTCGACTAGATTAATCGGGATCCAATTGAACTTCCAGATTTCAGGATttacatcgaaaaaaaaatcagcatTGTTTGTTTCTTTGGAAATATTCCGACAAACCCCACCATAGCCGTGCTAATTCAACTGTAATGAGACTCGAGTGTGCAGTATCAAGAAGTTGAGATCGACTCAAtcgaataaaatattttcatgtgCGAGTGACGAGTCCCTTAGACCTGCCCAATTCGTCATGTCATTTTCTACACTTTCACATGATAGAATAAGTTGAAGAGCCTCAACAGGGCTAAAACAATAGCTCCTTCATCTCCCGTTCCAAGTCCAGTACCCTGAAGGCAATGGTTCGATTACATTACTCCATATTTTCctaggatatatatatgttcggTTAAGTACCTGAAACTAGGAAAACCTCGGACAGACTTCAATGAAAATGTGATTCGGGCCGAAAAATCTTTGCATTGGACCAGCTAAGATAATGTGATAATTCCTATTCATACACACGGTACCAGAAATCACCCATAGGAGCGTGGATCCGAGAATTGTTTTTTTCCTAAACCCCATAACCATATTCGCGTCATTTCCGGGTTTTTAATCGATTATAGCTAACGTGCTGTTATGTGAACAATAGTTTTTCCGGTGGTTGTCAAGGTCACTGCAGAATACGGATCGGGCTCGGAAATCCAAAATTTTGATTGGAAATTTGAACTAAATCTGCATCAGCAATTGTTTTCATagtttcatcagttttatagGAAGTCATTCAAACAGCAACGAGAGGAGACAATAcaccagaaaagaaaaacggGGAAGTAACAGGACAAAGCAGCAAAAGCCTCTGAGTGAGTCGTACTCAGAGTTAGTTGAAGGTATTAGCAGCAGATGGGCATGGAGGGATTGATACCTCAGTAACCCCTTCCAGCATCATCACTACAGATTTCATCGAAGGCCGAAGAGCGGGCTCGTCCTGGATGCACCATAACCCCACTGTCACGAGCTTCTCCAACGACTTCTTGTCCACTTCCTCCCCTTTAACTACCTTCTCCACCTCCCTGGCCCTGAAATTCTTATACACCCAGGAGGCTAGAACTATCTCATCGGGCCTCGAGATGTTCACCTCCATGTTCTTCCGGCAGCACACGATCTCCAGCAGCATGACTCCGAAGCTGTACACATCCGCCTTTACTGAGATCGGGATGTTCTGGTTCCACTCGGGCGCGAGGTACCCCCTTGTCCCTCTTACAATCGTGAATGTCCGTGTCTGGTCGGGCATCAGGAGCTTCGCGAGGCCGAAGTCTGAGATCTTTGCTGTCCAGAACTCGTCCATCAATATGTTCTGTGGCTTTATGTCACAGTGGATGATCGGGGTGTCGCACCCCTCGTGGAGGTAGAGGATGCCCCGAGCAATGTCGAGGGCGATCCTCACCCGCTCAGTCCACTCGGGGCGGCGTTCTGATCTAAATAGGATATCTGCAAGGGATCCGTTGCTCATGTACTCGTAAACGAGGAGCCTCTTGGACTGTTCCGCGCAATACCCAAGCAACCGGACCAAGTTCTTGTGGTGAGTCCTCCCAATGACTCTCATCTCTGCTCGGAACTCCCTTTCACCTTCGGTGACAACCTTCTCCAGTCGCTTCACCGCAATGGTTTTTCTTCTCCCTCGATGCAGTGTTCCCTTGTAGACTGATCCGAACGACCCCTTCCCCAATTCCTCTTTGAATCCATTGGTTGCCCTCTTGAGCTCCTTGTAGGAGAATGACCTCAGGGTGAGCTCGCCTCCCAAGCCCATTTCATTCCCTCCACAGTCCAACAGCTCCTCGTACTCGAAAATCCtgagcttgaagaagaagatgccTGCGACAATAAGAGCTGTGCAAGAGGAAGTCACAAGACCTAGGGTCACCACGAGTAGGAGGACAGTGGATCCCTTGCTCTCAATAACCTTTGGAGGTGGCTGTAGGTCCGGCAGCGGGGAGGCGATGTCAGTCATGTTCTTGCTCCTGAGACCCTTCATTCCTACCTTGAAAATCGCTGTGGATGGGTTTTTTTGGTCCCTTTTCGCATATATCAAGGGGAGCTTTTGCTTCTTGCAGTAGCCCTCATCGTTGAACAGGGCGACCTCGCAGTTGCAATCTTCCAAGCAAGAGTTGATACAATCTTCCTTTCCCATCTTAGCCGTCGAGTATGGAGGGTCGTCCCAAGTCATGTCCTCCATGGTGAAAATGTTGATCGAGGATGCATTTGATATGGGGCCTGCGCAAAATTCCTCAGTGAAGTTCCTCTGACACCCAAGACGAGCAGGACTTGATTCCTCAACCCCATCCACAAAATCGGTACCAGGTATGCAACGACAGACTGGTGTATCATCATTCTTAGTGCAGTAGCTGTTGAAACTGCAGAATCTtttcacttcacactgatcgTCGGGCACTTTCCACTCTAGCGATGTCCCGTAATCACCCTTCTCATAAAAAACATGGGAAAATAGTTTAAAAAGCCCATCGTGCTGCAGTGTCCCCCGATATATAACTGAGCTGTCATACGATAACAAACCTGCAGTAGATGAAGCTCCATATTCATAGTTGGAACTGTCCCTGTCATAGGAAGTAACCACTGAGTCTCCACCTTCGATAGTCTTGACTGTCCTGGAATTGGAACTGTTAATTAGAGCAAGTTTCCCCGTAAAATTGAGATACAGGTGAATGCCGTTGTCGCCTGCAGTGTCCGATGACCAGTAAGCGTCCACTCCTACTGCTAAGGTGTGAACTGGGTACATGACAAGATTCCCATCGCTCTGCATACTGAGACGGAACTGTCCTGTGGAATGGACCTCCTGAGATACGCTTGAGACCAGCTCGGACCCAGGGGGGAGGACCTGCCCTCCAAGCAGTGTATCTGTAGGAAAATTGAAACTGTCCCAGATGATGCGAGATTCATTATCATGTAGGCAAAAGTTCCCGGAGTCACTCATGGAGGCATAGGAGGCAACCCCGGATATGTCAGCAATGAGTTCATGTGAACCGAGGCCAGTTTTCAAGACCAGCTTGCCATCGGGTGTCAGCTCTATCGTCGAATTCGGCGAGACAGGGTCATCATCTCTATTTGCGGTCCATGTGATGGTCTTTTCAATCGTTTGAGACTTTCCAGTGAGCCATATACCAACCTTGAAGCCGTCCCTCTCGTTGTAGAAACCAAACTCGAATCGGCGAGAAGGTGAGGACCATGAAGTCTGTTTCATGATGGGGGAAAGTTTAGAGCCCAAGCTTATTCGAGCGAAATTCTTCTGCTCTACCCCTACAGCCGGGTGGCATAGAATCAGAAGAGAGAGTAGGATAATTTGACAGGGAGCCATGAGAATGGCGTTCGGAGCAAATGTGAGTGAATATGCCTCCGGAAGTTTAGTTTATTAAAGAGCAGACATACAGACTTTGAGGTCTTCATCAGAAATTGCAGTGATGACTTTGTCAAC from Punica granatum isolate Tunisia-2019 chromosome 3, ASM765513v2, whole genome shotgun sequence includes:
- the LOC116198665 gene encoding G-type lectin S-receptor-like serine/threonine-protein kinase LECRK1, whose protein sequence is MAPCQIILLSLLILCHPAVGVEQKNFARISLGSKLSPIMKQTSWSSPSRRFEFGFYNERDGFKVGIWLTGKSQTIEKTITWTANRDDDPVSPNSTIELTPDGKLVLKTGLGSHELIADISGVASYASMSDSGNFCLHDNESRIIWDSFNFPTDTLLGGQVLPPGSELVSSVSQEVHSTGQFRLSMQSDGNLVMYPVHTLAVGVDAYWSSDTAGDNGIHLYLNFTGKLALINSSNSRTVKTIEGGDSVVTSYDRDSSNYEYGASSTAGLLSYDSSVIYRGTLQHDGLFKLFSHVFYEKGDYGTSLEWKVPDDQCEVKRFCSFNSYCTKNDDTPVCRCIPGTDFVDGVEESSPARLGCQRNFTEEFCAGPISNASSINIFTMEDMTWDDPPYSTAKMGKEDCINSCLEDCNCEVALFNDEGYCKKQKLPLIYAKRDQKNPSTAIFKVGMKGLRSKNMTDIASPLPDLQPPPKVIESKGSTVLLLVVTLGLVTSSCTALIVAGIFFFKLRIFEYEELLDCGGNEMGLGGELTLRSFSYKELKRATNGFKEELGKGSFGSVYKGTLHRGRRKTIAVKRLEKVVTEGEREFRAEMRVIGRTHHKNLVRLLGYCAEQSKRLLVYEYMSNGSLADILFRSERRPEWTERVRIALDIARGILYLHEGCDTPIIHCDIKPQNILMDEFWTAKISDFGLAKLLMPDQTRTFTIVRGTRGYLAPEWNQNIPISVKADVYSFGVMLLEIVCCRKNMEVNISRPDEIVLASWVYKNFRAREVEKVVKGEEVDKKSLEKLVTVGLWCIQDEPALRPSMKSVVMMLEGVTEVSIPPCPSAANTFN